The following are encoded together in the bacterium Unc6 genome:
- a CDS encoding transcription antitermination factor NusB has protein sequence MRRRTLAREFALKMLYLLDIDSSVSQIDTDRFWEDWGAKQAESVCLYTKKLIDGTIKNKQTIDQVIQKRAENWELKRMSFIDRSVLRLATYELLYENEVPPNVVINEAIDIAKKYGEEGSGGFVNGILDKINKEDRET, from the coding sequence ATGAGACGGCGAACACTTGCAAGAGAATTTGCATTAAAGATGTTGTATTTGTTGGATATTGATTCCTCTGTTTCACAGATAGATACAGATAGATTCTGGGAGGATTGGGGAGCAAAACAAGCAGAAAGTGTGTGCCTATATACAAAAAAATTAATTGATGGAACTATAAAAAATAAACAGACAATAGACCAGGTTATACAGAAAAGGGCTGAAAACTGGGAATTAAAAAGGATGTCTTTTATAGACAGAAGTGTTTTAAGGCTTGCCACATATGAATTGTTATACGAAAACGAGGTTCCTCCTAATGTTGTAATAAATGAGGCAATTGATATAGCAAAAAAATATGGAGAAGAAGGGTCTGGTGGATTTGTCAACGGCATACTTGATAAGATAAACAAGGAAGATAGGGAAACTTAA
- a CDS encoding 6,7-dimethyl-8-ribityllumazine synthase: protein MKTIEGNLIGKGKRFGIVASRFNDFITKKLIEGAVDALIRHGVVETDISLVWVPGAFEIPVLALSMAKSKKFDAVVCLGTIIRGGTGHFEYIANECAKGIAFVSLQTGLPCIFGVITADSIEQAVERAGTKQGNKGADAAISAIEMVNLLEKI from the coding sequence ATGAAAACAATAGAAGGCAATCTTATTGGCAAAGGGAAAAGGTTTGGAATTGTAGCATCAAGGTTTAATGATTTTATTACAAAAAAACTTATAGAGGGTGCAGTTGATGCACTAATAAGACATGGTGTTGTGGAAACAGACATTTCACTGGTCTGGGTGCCTGGCGCTTTTGAAATACCTGTGCTTGCATTGTCAATGGCAAAATCAAAAAAATTTGATGCAGTTGTGTGTCTTGGAACAATTATAAGAGGAGGGACCGGTCATTTTGAATATATTGCAAATGAATGCGCCAAAGGCATAGCCTTTGTTTCTTTGCAGACGGGCCTTCCGTGCATATTTGGTGTAATAACAGCAGATTCTATTGAACAGGCAGTTGAAAGAGCCGGCACAAAACAGGGCAACAAGGGTGCAGATGCAGCCATCAGTGCAATAGAAATGGTGAATCTCTTAGAAAAGATATAA
- a CDS encoding amidophosphoribosyltransferase, whose protein sequence is MRPPKEYCGLFGVSNNDSAAKIAYLGLYALQHRGEESAGIAVWDGKQINSHKATGLVNDVFPPNVIDQLKGSLAIGHVRYSTTGSSTIKNAQPIHIVCKQGPIAIGHNGNLVNSLHLRKSLEKQGAIFQSTTDSEIIVHLISRSKHKVFEKALLESLAQIKGSYSLIILVPKKIIAVRDPQGFRPLVIGKVDNSFIVASETCALDLVNARYLRDVEAGEIVILDEKGLHSWKPEQLQSGFLSYCIFEHIYFARPDSIVFGKNVYEIREALGRTLAKNHPADADIVVPVPDSGVTAAIGYAHQSGLPFEMGMIRNHYVGRTFIQPSQQLRDLGVKIKLNPVKSVLKGKKVVVVDDSIVRGTTSQARIKTVKDAGAKEVHLRISCPPHRHPCFYGIDFAHSSELIASRNNTEQIRNFIGADTLEYLTVEELLSVEGEDKDKYCSACFTGKYPVKCKKPEGKYCLECQKI, encoded by the coding sequence ATGAGGCCTCCGAAAGAATATTGCGGTTTATTTGGTGTTTCTAATAATGACAGTGCCGCAAAGATTGCATATTTGGGGCTTTATGCACTTCAACACAGAGGAGAAGAGTCGGCTGGTATTGCAGTGTGGGATGGAAAACAGATTAACTCACATAAAGCAACGGGGCTTGTAAACGATGTATTTCCCCCCAATGTCATAGACCAGTTAAAGGGCAGCCTTGCTATAGGACATGTAAGATATTCTACAACAGGTTCAAGTACAATAAAAAATGCTCAGCCTATACACATAGTCTGTAAACAGGGACCTATTGCAATAGGGCATAATGGCAATCTTGTAAATTCTTTACATTTAAGAAAGTCTCTTGAAAAACAGGGAGCAATATTCCAATCAACGACTGATAGCGAGATAATAGTTCACCTTATATCAAGAAGCAAGCACAAGGTTTTTGAAAAGGCGCTGCTTGAGTCTCTTGCCCAAATCAAAGGCTCGTATTCACTTATTATACTTGTCCCTAAAAAAATTATTGCAGTAAGAGACCCGCAAGGTTTTAGACCCCTTGTTATAGGAAAGGTCGACAATTCATTTATTGTTGCATCCGAAACCTGTGCATTAGACCTTGTGAACGCAAGATATTTAAGAGATGTAGAAGCCGGAGAGATTGTAATTCTTGATGAAAAAGGACTTCATTCCTGGAAACCTGAACAATTACAATCAGGATTTTTATCGTACTGTATTTTTGAACATATATATTTTGCAAGACCGGATTCTATTGTATTTGGCAAAAATGTATACGAAATAAGAGAGGCACTTGGACGAACCCTTGCCAAAAATCATCCCGCAGATGCAGACATTGTTGTGCCTGTCCCAGATTCAGGTGTAACAGCCGCGATAGGATATGCCCACCAGAGTGGACTTCCTTTTGAGATGGGAATGATAAGAAATCATTATGTGGGACGAACATTTATTCAGCCCTCGCAACAGCTCAGAGACCTCGGTGTAAAGATAAAACTAAATCCGGTAAAATCTGTGCTTAAAGGGAAAAAAGTTGTTGTTGTGGATGATTCCATCGTAAGAGGAACAACATCCCAGGCAAGAATCAAAACAGTAAAAGATGCAGGAGCCAAAGAGGTTCATTTAAGAATATCTTGCCCGCCCCATAGACATCCTTGTTTTTATGGGATTGATTTTGCACATTCCTCAGAACTTATTGCATCCAGGAATAATACCGAACAAATAAGAAATTTTATAGGAGCAGATACACTTGAATACCTTACAGTAGAGGAACTTTTAAGCGTAGAAGGAGAAGATAAAGATAAATATTGTTCAGCCTGTTTTACTGGTAAGTATCCGGTAAAATGCAAAAAACCGGAGGGCAAATACTGTTTAGAATGTCAAAAAATCTAA
- a CDS encoding diaminopimelate epimerase, with protein MQIKFSKITGSGNDFIVIDNRRNIILSDNKEKIAPIVRHFCDRKMGIGADGVLLLEKSKNASFRMRVFNSDGSEAEMCGNGTRCITLFAKEKRIVRETTVSKGRFLKKISIETLAGIIKAEVKNNNVKIQMSKPSDFRKDIFLKIEEKPYKLHFINTGVPHTVLIVDDIEKAPVVAVGRKIRFDPKFSPAGTNVNFVKIKDRNNIIVRTYERGVEDETLACGTGLTACCCVLAFLGLVDSPVKVKTRGGEILTVSLKKENDIIKNIFFEGKVYWVFDGKIQQVVGSK; from the coding sequence ATGCAAATAAAATTTTCAAAAATAACAGGAAGCGGGAATGATTTTATTGTAATTGACAATAGAAGAAACATAATCTTGTCTGATAATAAAGAAAAAATTGCCCCTATTGTCCGACATTTTTGCGATAGAAAAATGGGAATAGGCGCAGATGGTGTTTTGCTTCTGGAAAAAAGTAAAAACGCAAGTTTCAGGATGAGGGTTTTCAATTCGGATGGCTCAGAGGCTGAAATGTGTGGCAACGGGACAAGATGCATTACTCTTTTTGCAAAAGAAAAAAGAATCGTAAGGGAAACAACTGTAAGTAAAGGGCGCTTTCTTAAAAAAATCAGCATTGAAACCCTTGCAGGAATTATAAAAGCAGAGGTTAAAAATAATAATGTTAAAATTCAAATGTCAAAACCCTCTGATTTCAGGAAAGATATATTTTTAAAAATAGAAGAAAAGCCTTACAAGTTGCATTTTATAAATACAGGAGTTCCGCATACTGTTCTTATTGTGGATGATATAGAAAAAGCCCCTGTTGTTGCAGTAGGGAGAAAGATACGGTTTGACCCTAAATTTTCTCCGGCAGGAACAAATGTTAATTTTGTAAAAATTAAAGATAGAAACAATATTATTGTCCGAACATATGAAAGAGGTGTAGAGGATGAGACCCTTGCCTGCGGAACGGGTCTTACGGCCTGTTGTTGTGTGCTTGCTTTTCTTGGACTTGTAGATTCCCCTGTTAAGGTAAAGACAAGAGGCGGTGAAATTCTTACAGTTTCGCTTAAGAAAGAAAATGATATAATAAAAAATATATTTTTTGAAGGAAAAGTGTATTGGGTATTTGATGGGAAAATACAGCAGGTAGTAGGTAGTAAGTAG
- a CDS encoding phosphoribosylformylglycinamidine synthase I, whose translation MKKVRVLVIRAAGTNCNTETAFAFKYAGAIPEEFHINSIIKNPASFLVYHIIAIPGGFTYGDDVAPGKILANEIRFCLKEQIQKFVKNGKLVIGICNGFQVLVKAGLLPAIEEKSIQQATFTHNDSGKFEDRWVCLRPAKTHCVWTKDINDIIMLPVAHGEGKYVPLNKDILSGHWKNKHIVFQYTDKNGEIQGYPSNPNGSVDSIAGVCDTTGRILGIMPHPERHIFSYNHPFWHRIKDLPKYGDGLKIFKNAVEYIKKHI comes from the coding sequence ATGAAAAAGGTGCGGGTTCTTGTAATCAGGGCCGCTGGCACAAACTGTAATACAGAAACTGCCTTTGCATTTAAGTATGCAGGGGCAATTCCTGAAGAGTTTCATATAAATTCTATAATAAAAAATCCCGCCTCTTTTTTAGTCTATCATATAATAGCAATACCCGGTGGTTTTACATATGGAGATGATGTTGCCCCTGGAAAAATACTTGCCAATGAGATACGGTTTTGTTTGAAGGAACAGATACAGAAATTTGTAAAAAACGGGAAATTGGTTATCGGCATATGTAACGGTTTTCAGGTACTTGTAAAAGCAGGGCTTCTTCCTGCAATAGAGGAAAAAAGCATACAGCAGGCAACCTTTACACATAATGATTCCGGAAAATTTGAGGATAGGTGGGTCTGTTTAAGACCTGCAAAAACACACTGTGTATGGACAAAAGATATAAATGATATAATTATGTTGCCCGTTGCGCATGGGGAAGGTAAATATGTTCCCTTAAATAAAGATATCCTTTCTGGGCACTGGAAAAATAAACACATAGTATTTCAATATACAGATAAAAATGGTGAAATACAGGGCTATCCTTCAAACCCCAATGGCTCTGTGGATTCTATCGCAGGTGTATGCGACACAACAGGCAGAATACTCGGTATTATGCCCCATCCTGAAAGACACATATTCTCTTATAACCATCCGTTCTGGCACAGGATTAAAGATCTGCCAAAATATGGTGATGGGCTTAAAATATTTAAAAATGCGGTGGAATATATAAAGAAACACATATAA
- a CDS encoding High molecular weight rubredoxin, whose amino-acid sequence MDTNALHRISYGLYVIGARKADKLNAQIANTVIQVCSAPPRISVCLNKGNLTHEFIQDSRAFTVSILAQDTPLDFIGKFGFKSGRETDKLRGINFRIGQTGAPIVLDNALAYLEAKVISEVDAGTHTIFLAELVAAETLRDGQPITYAYYQQVKRGPTPKAAPSYIEKEKEVTKMAKYECTVCGYVYDPEIGDPESDIPPGTPFENLPDDWVCPVCGAGKDEFEKM is encoded by the coding sequence GTGGATACCAATGCACTGCACAGGATAAGTTACGGGTTATATGTCATCGGCGCCAGAAAGGCCGACAAGCTCAATGCGCAGATCGCCAACACGGTGATTCAGGTCTGTTCTGCGCCGCCGAGGATTTCCGTATGCTTGAACAAAGGCAACCTCACCCATGAGTTTATCCAGGATAGCCGGGCATTTACGGTCTCCATCCTGGCACAGGATACACCACTGGACTTCATCGGCAAGTTTGGATTCAAGTCGGGAAGAGAAACGGATAAGCTCAGGGGCATCAATTTCAGAATAGGCCAGACCGGTGCACCCATAGTGCTGGATAATGCCCTGGCCTATCTGGAGGCTAAGGTTATCTCCGAGGTGGATGCCGGCACCCACACCATATTCCTGGCAGAATTGGTAGCGGCGGAAACCCTCAGGGATGGCCAGCCGATAACCTATGCCTATTATCAGCAGGTCAAAAGAGGCCCCACACCGAAGGCAGCCCCATCGTATATCGAAAAGGAAAAGGAGGTCACCAAGATGGCAAAATATGAGTGCACTGTTTGTGGCTATGTCTATGATCCCGAGATAGGAGACCCCGAGAGCGATATCCCGCCCGGAACGCCATTTGAGAACTTACCCGATGACTGGGTATGTCCGGTCTGCGGGGCAGGCAAGGATGAGTTTGAGAAGATGTAG
- a CDS encoding riboflavin biosynthesis protein RibD has translation MKFSKFHQRMMQEVITLAKKGCGTTGKNPRVGAILVKNNRIISRGFHKQAGSPHAEATAIKLAGKKARGASLYVNMEPCCHFGNTPPCTDAIIGAGIKRVFYSIDDPDIRNRGRAEKILKKNRIIVYKGLLKQDAENINAGFIKRNTKLLPYLTLKLAISLDGKIATSDGQSKWITSENSRRIVQKLRMQTDAILVGIKTVLKDNPSLSLRGKNGAFLSHQPYKVILDSDLRIPLNCNVLKSSPNRVIIVCKKRCSKDRIKKLAGKNVTVWQSHGLKEFIDVRWILKKLAKELSINYILCEGGAKVASSLLEQGCVDKIIFFIAPILIGGDKSCTGEIGVKKLSSAIKLKNIKYGFALQYNPNVLRKDKADSSLKDLIVEADVYRNS, from the coding sequence ATGAAATTCTCAAAATTTCACCAAAGGATGATGCAAGAGGTAATAACGCTTGCAAAAAAGGGTTGCGGCACGACGGGTAAAAATCCGAGGGTTGGTGCAATATTAGTTAAAAACAACAGAATTATATCAAGGGGATTTCATAAACAGGCCGGCTCACCGCATGCAGAAGCAACAGCGATAAAATTGGCAGGAAAAAAAGCAAGAGGTGCCTCGTTATATGTAAACATGGAACCCTGCTGTCATTTTGGTAATACTCCTCCCTGTACGGATGCAATAATAGGAGCGGGCATAAAAAGAGTTTTTTATTCAATAGATGACCCAGATATAAGAAACAGAGGCAGGGCTGAAAAAATTCTTAAAAAAAACCGCATTATTGTTTATAAGGGTTTATTAAAACAGGATGCAGAAAATATCAACGCAGGATTTATAAAAAGAAATACAAAATTACTTCCATACCTTACACTAAAACTTGCAATAAGTCTTGACGGGAAAATTGCAACATCTGATGGCCAGTCAAAATGGATAACATCTGAAAACTCAAGAAGGATTGTCCAGAAATTAAGGATGCAGACAGATGCGATACTTGTTGGTATAAAAACCGTCTTAAAGGACAACCCTTCACTTTCATTAAGGGGGAAAAATGGGGCCTTTCTGTCACATCAGCCCTATAAAGTAATACTTGATTCGGATTTGAGAATACCGCTTAACTGTAATGTATTAAAATCTTCTCCGAACAGGGTAATAATTGTTTGTAAAAAAAGATGCAGTAAAGACAGGATAAAAAAATTGGCAGGGAAAAATGTAACTGTATGGCAATCACACGGGTTAAAGGAATTTATAGATGTTAGATGGATTTTGAAAAAATTAGCAAAAGAACTTTCAATAAACTATATCCTTTGTGAAGGAGGAGCAAAAGTCGCATCAAGTCTCTTAGAACAGGGGTGTGTTGATAAAATAATATTTTTCATTGCACCAATTTTAATAGGCGGGGATAAGTCCTGCACGGGTGAAATAGGCGTAAAAAAACTATCTTCTGCTATAAAACTAAAAAATATAAAATATGGTTTTGCCTTACAATATAACCCAAATGTATTGAGAAAAGATAAAGCAGACAGTTCCTTAAAAGATTTAATTGTGGAGGCAGATGTTTACAGGAATAGTTGA
- a CDS encoding rubrerythrin family protein, whose protein sequence is MELKGSKTEQNLLAAFAGESQARNKYTYFAAVAKGEGFEQIAGIFLETAENEREHARREFDFVMGTGMTKENLKAAAAGENYEWTDMYPGFEKVAREEGFTEIADFFKEVAEVEEEHENRYLALLRNVAEGKVFKKDKVVKWKCRNCGYVHTGTEAPEVCPACAFPQSYYELMAENY, encoded by the coding sequence ATGGAACTGAAAGGAAGCAAGACCGAGCAGAATCTTCTGGCCGCCTTTGCCGGCGAGTCGCAGGCGCGCAACAAGTACACCTACTTTGCCGCCGTAGCTAAAGGAGAGGGGTTCGAGCAGATCGCTGGCATATTCCTGGAGACGGCCGAAAACGAAAGGGAGCATGCCAGGAGGGAGTTCGATTTCGTTATGGGAACCGGTATGACGAAGGAGAATCTCAAGGCGGCGGCGGCGGGTGAGAACTACGAATGGACCGATATGTATCCCGGATTTGAAAAAGTGGCCCGCGAGGAAGGCTTCACTGAGATCGCCGATTTCTTCAAAGAGGTGGCCGAGGTTGAGGAGGAGCACGAGAATCGGTACCTGGCCTTGCTCAGAAATGTCGCGGAAGGGAAGGTCTTCAAGAAGGACAAAGTGGTGAAGTGGAAGTGCCGGAATTGTGGATATGTGCATACGGGAACCGAAGCACCGGAGGTTTGCCCTGCCTGTGCCTTCCCCCAGAGCTACTACGAGCTTATGGCGGAAAACTATTGA
- a CDS encoding phosphoribosylformylglycinamidine cyclo-ligase → MTYKKAGVDIKTADEFIKNIRKDMCSTHSDLVLKDIGGFGSFFKIPNEYKEPVLVSSTDGVGTKLKVAFLVNKHNTVGIDLVAMNVNDVLCSGARPLFFLNYIATGRIKKNVLVDVIKGITEGCRKAGCSLVGGETAEMPGFYKDNEYDLAGFCVGIVERQKIINCSNISVGDIIIGIESNGLHSNGFSLVRKLFTEKEIKTLWAEELLKPTKIYVKPVLSLIEKISLLGIAHITGGAFFEKITKIIPPGLTPCIKKNSWAVPEIFNTIQTRANISFKEMHRTFNMGVGMVVVVKEKDTNFALTSLKNSGLNTWVLGRVKKGENRIEFVD, encoded by the coding sequence ATGACATATAAAAAAGCAGGTGTAGATATAAAAACAGCAGATGAATTTATAAAAAACATAAGAAAAGATATGTGTTCTACACATTCAGACCTTGTGTTAAAAGATATAGGGGGGTTTGGGAGTTTTTTTAAAATTCCCAATGAATACAAAGAGCCAGTGCTTGTCTCATCCACCGATGGTGTAGGAACAAAACTGAAGGTGGCATTTCTCGTTAATAAACACAATACCGTAGGAATAGACCTTGTTGCAATGAATGTTAACGATGTTTTATGTTCAGGGGCACGGCCTCTTTTTTTTCTCAACTATATTGCAACAGGCAGAATTAAAAAAAATGTTCTTGTTGATGTAATAAAAGGAATTACCGAAGGGTGCAGAAAGGCCGGGTGTTCTCTTGTGGGGGGAGAAACCGCCGAGATGCCCGGATTTTATAAAGACAACGAGTATGACCTTGCTGGTTTTTGCGTTGGTATTGTTGAAAGGCAAAAGATTATAAATTGTTCAAATATTTCCGTTGGTGATATTATTATCGGAATAGAATCAAACGGGCTTCATTCAAACGGTTTTTCATTGGTAAGAAAACTGTTCACAGAAAAAGAAATTAAAACCCTGTGGGCTGAAGAGCTTCTAAAACCAACCAAAATATATGTAAAGCCGGTATTGTCCCTGATAGAAAAGATTAGTCTTCTGGGGATTGCACATATAACAGGCGGGGCGTTTTTTGAGAAAATTACAAAGATTATTCCACCAGGTTTAACTCCTTGTATTAAAAAAAATTCATGGGCGGTCCCTGAGATATTTAATACAATTCAAACAAGAGCAAATATATCTTTCAAAGAGATGCATAGAACATTTAATATGGGTGTCGGAATGGTGGTTGTGGTTAAAGAAAAAGATACAAATTTTGCACTGACAAGCCTTAAAAACAGCGGTTTAAACACCTGGGTATTGGGCAGGGTAAAGAAGGGAGAAAACAGGATTGAATTTGTGGATTGA
- a CDS encoding Zn-dependent hydrolase has product MENLEIIKWLGHAGFRIEGSKTIYIDPYQIQAGKPADIILITHTHYDHCSKDDINKIKKQDTVLIAPEDCAPDWKGERKILKPGQKDVVKGIKIFAILAYNKNKNFHPKQNDWVGYIVSIDGLKIYHAGDTDATPEMEKIDVDVALLPIGGTYTMDVQDALSVINKMKVKTVMPMHYGTIIGTQKDAQELKVKSKVPILILEKTR; this is encoded by the coding sequence ATGGAAAATCTTGAAATTATTAAATGGTTAGGGCATGCAGGCTTCAGGATTGAAGGCTCAAAGACTATATATATTGACCCATACCAAATCCAGGCTGGAAAACCTGCAGATATAATTCTTATCACACATACCCACTATGACCACTGTAGTAAAGACGATATCAATAAAATAAAAAAACAGGATACGGTGCTTATTGCCCCCGAGGATTGTGCTCCAGACTGGAAGGGAGAAAGAAAGATTCTAAAACCCGGACAAAAAGATGTTGTAAAGGGTATAAAAATATTTGCTATCCTTGCATACAATAAAAACAAGAATTTTCACCCAAAACAAAATGACTGGGTAGGATATATTGTAAGTATAGACGGGCTTAAAATTTATCATGCAGGAGATACAGACGCCACCCCTGAGATGGAAAAAATTGATGTGGATGTGGCACTTCTTCCTATCGGGGGGACATATACAATGGATGTCCAAGATGCCCTGTCTGTTATAAACAAAATGAAAGTAAAAACGGTTATGCCAATGCATTACGGAACTATTATTGGAACACAAAAGGATGCGCAAGAATTAAAGGTAAAATCAAAAGTGCCGATTTTGATACTTGAAAAAACAAGATAA
- a CDS encoding 4-hydroxy-tetrahydrodipicolinate synthase: MIKKRKTERFTGSMVAIVTPFYQGKVDRKTLEKLVEFQVQNNTSGIVPCGTTGESPTLDMEEHKMVNEIVIQKVRGRIPVIAGTGSNNTREAIELTHHAKQSGADAVLLVAPYYNRPTQAGLYEHFKVISKAVNIPGIIYNIPSRTGVNIEPDTMAKIADLKNVIGIKEASGNLDQMSRIIAACPEDFILLSGDDCLTLPVLSIGGKGVISVAANIVPKDISEMIDAFSKQDIEKARRLHYRLLPLLKVLFIETNPVPVKTAMVLMGLIKEGIRLPLTRMSEQNFAKLKETLHKYGLI, from the coding sequence ATGATAAAAAAACGAAAAACCGAACGGTTTACCGGTTCAATGGTTGCAATTGTTACACCATTTTATCAAGGTAAGGTAGACAGGAAAACTCTTGAAAAACTTGTAGAATTTCAAGTACAAAACAACACATCAGGCATAGTGCCCTGTGGAACAACGGGTGAATCTCCCACACTTGATATGGAAGAGCATAAAATGGTAAATGAAATTGTCATCCAAAAAGTAAGAGGAAGAATACCTGTTATTGCAGGCACCGGTTCTAATAATACCAGAGAGGCAATAGAATTGACACATCATGCAAAACAAAGCGGGGCGGATGCTGTTCTTCTTGTTGCTCCATACTATAACAGGCCAACACAGGCAGGGCTTTATGAGCATTTTAAGGTAATATCCAAAGCGGTTAATATCCCTGGGATTATTTATAATATTCCATCAAGAACAGGTGTAAATATAGAGCCTGACACAATGGCTAAAATTGCAGACTTAAAAAATGTAATTGGTATAAAAGAGGCAAGTGGAAATCTTGATCAGATGTCAAGAATAATTGCAGCCTGTCCTGAGGATTTTATTCTTCTTTCTGGTGACGACTGTCTTACGCTTCCGGTTCTTTCTATCGGCGGGAAAGGAGTAATTTCTGTTGCCGCAAATATTGTTCCAAAAGATATTTCAGAGATGATAGATGCATTTAGTAAACAGGATATAGAGAAGGCAAGGAGGCTCCACTACCGGCTTCTTCCGCTTTTAAAAGTACTTTTTATTGAGACAAATCCGGTGCCTGTAAAGACTGCAATGGTTCTTATGGGGCTTATAAAAGAAGGAATAAGACTTCCTCTTACAAGAATGAGTGAGCAAAATTTTGCTAAACTAAAAGAAACGCTTCACAAGTATGGGTTGATATAA
- a CDS encoding diaminopimelate decarboxylase → MHDFQYKNGKLCCEDVPLDQIAAVCGTPTYVYSYKTLTDHLHKIQDAFKSISPLICYSMKANSNIAIVRALVKEGAGVDVVSGGELYRAIKAKVEPSKIVYTSIGKTEQEIKQAIKKGILMFNVESQEELVIIENAAREMGKRTRVSIRVNPDVSPYTHKYIATGKKHTKFGLDIKTTEDLIIRASVFSNIHVCGIHIHIGSQIVSSKPFVKALNKISKLIQKLKKKGVVLQYLNIGGGLGIIYKEEKPQTAKQFADAVLKTLKNIDLKIIMEPGRFIVGNAGVLLTKVLYIKHTPVKRFVIVDAGMNDLIRPTLYRAYHQILPVGERFLKNQWKVDVVGPVCESGDFFALERQMARVCANELLSVMSVGAYGFSMSSNYNSRRRSAEVLVQGSRFELIRKREDYKDLVRGEKIPQYLEPS, encoded by the coding sequence ATGCATGATTTCCAATATAAAAATGGCAAACTATGCTGTGAAGATGTTCCGCTTGACCAGATTGCAGCAGTATGTGGAACACCTACATATGTGTACAGTTATAAAACCCTCACAGATCATCTGCACAAGATACAGGATGCCTTTAAAAGCATCTCGCCCCTTATCTGTTATTCAATGAAGGCAAATTCAAACATTGCAATCGTAAGAGCACTTGTAAAAGAAGGTGCAGGCGTTGATGTTGTATCGGGGGGCGAGCTTTACAGAGCAATTAAAGCAAAGGTTGAACCATCTAAGATTGTATATACAAGTATCGGCAAAACAGAACAGGAAATAAAACAGGCGATAAAAAAAGGCATATTGATGTTTAATGTAGAATCTCAGGAAGAACTTGTAATAATAGAAAATGCTGCAAGAGAAATGGGAAAAAGAACAAGGGTATCTATAAGAGTAAATCCGGATGTTAGCCCATATACACATAAATATATTGCTACGGGTAAAAAACACACAAAGTTTGGGCTTGATATAAAAACCACCGAAGACTTAATAATAAGAGCATCTGTTTTTTCAAATATCCATGTCTGCGGAATACATATCCACATAGGCTCACAGATTGTATCTTCAAAACCGTTTGTGAAGGCGCTTAATAAAATATCAAAACTTATTCAGAAATTGAAAAAAAAGGGAGTGGTCCTTCAATATCTTAATATCGGAGGAGGGCTGGGGATTATATATAAAGAAGAAAAACCACAGACTGCAAAACAGTTTGCAGATGCAGTATTAAAAACACTTAAAAATATTGATTTAAAGATTATAATGGAACCCGGAAGGTTTATAGTCGGTAATGCAGGAGTATTGCTTACCAAGGTATTGTATATAAAGCACACACCAGTAAAAAGGTTTGTGATAGTTGATGCAGGTATGAATGATCTTATTCGTCCTACTCTGTACAGGGCTTACCACCAGATACTACCTGTTGGGGAAAGATTTTTGAAAAACCAGTGGAAGGTTGATGTCGTAGGTCCTGTATGTGAAAGCGGAGATTTTTTTGCTCTTGAAAGACAGATGGCCCGTGTTTGCGCGAACGAACTTCTTTCGGTAATGAGTGTCGGTGCATATGGATTCAGTATGTCCAGCAACTATAATTCAAGAAGACGCTCAGCAGAGGTTCTTGTTCAGGGGAGCAGGTTTGAACTTATAAGAAAAAGAGAAGATTACAAAGATTTGGTAAGAGGAGAAAAAATTCCGCAGTATTTAGAGCCTTCTTAA